One genomic window of Bos taurus isolate L1 Dominette 01449 registration number 42190680 breed Hereford chromosome Y, ARS-UCD2.0, whole genome shotgun sequence includes the following:
- the LOC100126816 gene encoding heat shock transcription factor, Y linked 2-like (The RefSeq protein has 1 substitution compared to this genomic sequence) → MAHIPSEIQDGPPKDESTGSETYIRSSLYEYTLTRDSVLKSMIEEYAFQALSEDLVIKRPCYKYSVSETDEVNDFLSLTFPQKLWNIIESDQFEFVWWDDRGTCIVINEL, encoded by the coding sequence atggcacatattccttcagaaattcaagatgggcctcctaaggatgaatcaactggttcagaaacctccattagatcttctttgtatgaatatacacttactagggactcggTTTTGAAATCTATGATTGAAGagtatgcttttcaggctttgtctgaggatcttgtaataaaaaggccatgctacaaatattctgtctctgaaacagatgaggtgaatgattttctttcactcacatttccacaaaaactttggaatataattgaaagtgatcagtttgaatttGTTTGGTGGGATGACagaggcacatgtatagtgatcAATGAACtctaa